The stretch of DNA AGAGAAAGACTGGAATTAGTCCAGCCACTAAAGGATAGGGGTGTGAGAAATTATTCACTTAAGGAAATATTAGGAGAAGgaacaaattatataatacacgaaaagttatttacatttttaaaggatACCGAACTGTTAAAAaagatataaattaataaaattaataataataattttatttttctttattattattttgcaccaAGTATATCCAACCAATGTAGTGCTCCATACTCCAATCCAGTAGGTGGCGGACCTTTagttggtttgccaaccgccattaaaacaacagaagaagaagaagaagaagaatgataCCCTGAGATTACATTTTTTAACTAAGTGTCTTATGTGTGAAAAAGTGCAAAGCAGTGTTTTTGTTTAAGGTATAGTAACAACAACTTTAAGTTCTGTTACTTTGGTTTAAGCATTGTCTGTAGGGTTCAGTCACACACTTGATGTATTTTACCATACTAAACCGGGCAGGAACACTGAATCTCTTCGGaaggcagctgtggcctaatggttagagagttggacttgtagtCTGTAGGtagcaggtttgagtctcggtgctggcaggagctgtaggtggagggagtgaatgaacagtgctctcttcctccctcaatacTCATCACTGAAGTGTGCTCGAGCAAGacgcactgctccgggtgtgtgtgtgtgtgagtgtgtgtgtgtgtgcactgctccggctgtgtgtgtgtgtgtgtgtgcgcactgctCCNNNNNNNNNNNNNNNNNNNNNNNNNNNNNNNNNNNNNNNNNNNNNNNNNNNNNNNNNNNNNNNNNNNNNNNNNNNNNNNNNNNNNNNNNNNNNNNNNNNNNNNNNNNNNNNNNNNNNNNNNNNNNNNNNNNNNNNNNNNNNNNNNNNNNNNNNNNNNNNNNNNNNNNNNNNNNNNNNNNNNNNNNNNNNNNNNNNNNNNNNNNNNNNNNNNNNNNNNNNNNNNNNNNNNNNNNNNNNNNNNNNNNNNNNNNNNNNNNNNNNNNNNNNNNNNNNNNNNNNNNNNNNNNNNNNNNNNNNNNNNNNNNNNNNNNNNNNNNNNNNNNNNNNNNNNNNNNNNNNNNNNNNNNNNNNNNNNNNNNNNNNNNNNNNNNNNNNNNNNNNNNNNNNNNNNNNNNNNNNNNNNNNNNNNNNNNNNNNNNNNNNNNNNNNNNNNNNNNNNNNNNNNNNNNNNNNNNNNNNNNNNNNNNNNNNNNNNNNNNNNNNNNNNNNNNNNNNNNNNNCCTTCAGCAGGCCTTGGCCTGGCAGTTTGCTGTTGGGGTCGGCCGAGAGGATGGCGCCCGGGCGGAGCAGGGCATTGCAGAGGCGTTGGGCATCAGTTAGGGTGATCAGGCCACAGGAAGGTGCGTTGAAAGGCAGGATGCCCAGCACCTTGAGGATGTGCAGCTGCTCGGCATCGCATCGGGAACAGTAAACATAAAGTTCGTCACAGACAGCATTGATCTGCTGCAGAGAGAAATCTCGCAGCACTGAATTGAGTACCTGTGGCAGACAAAGACGCTTCTCGCCACCTACAACAAAGCAGGAGATGGACTCTCCTTCAAGCAGAGAATGGGTGAGCTCTGTGGAGCTGTCGCAGGGAACCAAGAGCGGGCCGCCTCCAAGGACTGGGGGAGACGGTAGGGGAGCCATGCCAGCAGGAGAGGCGCAGTCCTGCGCAGATTTTGCTGAGAAGGCAGCAGGACCTCCCAGTGAGCTCTGGCTGCTCAGCGTGAACTGTGCTAGAGTGTGCTTGAGGCCCGCGCTGAGATCTAAAGCCTTGGAAGCCCCCACAATGTGAAATTCTCTTTCCTCAATGTCCATTTCTGAGCTGCCATGTTCCTCGCGCTCCTTCTTGACCTTCGGGGGCTTGGGGACGCTCTCCAGACTGTGTCGTTTCAGGTGCATCTCCGCCATTACCCGCTTTTTGATTGGTGCATCCTCCAGTCGCTCCCTGTACAGCCGCTTCATGTTGCCTTTGAACGACGTCAGGTCTTTGAAAGCGGTTTTCAGACTCGTCTGAGGGCTGGCCATGTCTGTACACAGATGATTGGTCTTTCTTGGGttgaaaatatttcaaacagGACACTTCTGAGTTGGTCTTTCTTTCCTCACAGTGTTAAAGGTTGCAAATCCTTTTACGTCCAGCTTCATGCATGATGGTGACAGAATTAATGATCTGATGAGCTTCCTGTGAAGGAAAGTTTAAAGTTTTCATAAAGTTTAAATTGTTAAACACAGATAGCAGTAAATGgcttagacaattttttttttttttgaaaaacaacgAATCAGAATGTGAAGCCACACAAATGGGCATGAAAAGATTGTCTAGGCAATAAAAAGCATCTAGAACAGTTTTTGTGTTGGGGCCAGAGCTACAAAATTTTTCACCTCAATCAGGATAATCTAATTCGAGAGCAATCGATCTAAAGACAGTTTCCCGGTGGTTTAGTACGCTTTTTTTCTCCCATTGACAGCATGCCGAATCTGTCAACGTGTCAATGCACTAACAACGTCGGTTTAACACAAAGATAACCAACAGCAACCGTAACTAACAGCGAACAGCCATTTAGTCCTGTCCAACCACAGCAGGCTTGAGATAAGATGTAATAACTGTACATAACCACCACATCTATGAAAAGATCAAGCACACGAGCCATCTGTAATAGAGGAAAAGCTGACTGAATAATTTGATCGCAAAAGCCCGACATTGACGGAAACGGAATTTCCGATTATGAATATGAAGGCAAAATGAGAGATCACAGCACCAAAATCAGCGCATGCCAGTGAGGTCTCGGCTAAAACCAAAATGAATCGCGTTTAATTCGTAATTCACAACATGCGCCTCTGTTCCACGAACGCTAAAcgacgcacacatgcacactggCCAAATTTAACACGGTCCCAAAATGCAAGTTCCTCGAAATAAAACGAGATTTTCGCCCTGGTTACGCTTTACAAAATTTGTATGACCGTTCGGATAGACTGACCCTGACTGCAAACGTCGTTTCCtcgtaaaataaccattttctgaCAAATGCTGTCTATTTTTAACCCTGAGCGACAGTGTAGATCTTTTTACCCCGCAAGGGCACCGCGGCTCTGTCCCCGTCTCTATCCGTCTCTCCCCTCTCGTTCTCTGGGCACAGATGCGCTGAGCGCCCGCGGTGTGACAATCCCCATCACAGCGAAGGGAGACCCTCAACATAACTACAGAAAAATCACCCACATATATTAAATCCAAAATATGCCAAAACGACAGCGAAAGCTTGGATTTTAATCCCATTTTCTGTGACTTTATACGGCAGTGAATCATTTGCCAAATTATTTAACGTTAGACTGACTGAATGAAACCGGACCcaccaaaaatgttaaatagCTATCGTCACAAATGCGtttctgtctttttatttttaatattaaaagtaaTACACATAATGTTGATCAGGCTGAGAATTAAAAATCAAGAACCAGATCATAAGAGCACGACGATACATCTCTTAAATATTAACGTTAAGCAATACGTTCCTTTTAAATGGCACATCACAACACATATCCCACAGATTCACACGCTACATTTAACCAACTTACCATGGCTTAATAAGAGCACCTAAACCGGTTTTACATCTAAATCTGGCTCGCTCGTACAGACAGCTTTAGCAGTGTGGCTAGAACATTTAAACCCTTTAGCACGCGCTAACCGAGCTAACGCTTCAAATCCCGTTCCGAGCTCTTAGGACATCACATAACCATTGAAAATAATCACAAAAGATTTAAAAACACACAGGGCATCTGTTGAACCGTTTAGTAAATGCACAGAGTGTATAAGATAGCTtgttaaagcttttttttaaggAACTTACCTCAGGACGATCGCTCCTGGTccgctgtctctctctgtctgaccgTCAACAACACGCGCACAGACTGAAAGCCTTCAGACAGCGCGAGCGTAACGTCACGGCGGATGTCGCGCGggcgtgtctgtctgtctgtctgtctgtctgtctgtctgtctgtctgtctgtctgtctgtctgccgtcCTCCCCCAATGTCTTGTGAAGTTCAGACTTGTAAGACTTCAAGTATATAAAGCTATCATTAAATGCATGTAGAGGCATCTGTTTTCACACGGGATCAATTAATGGAAGTTTTGTTTAAACACGTTTcgatacatttacattcatgttacatttagccatttagcagacgcttttatcgtAAACGGCTTACAAATAAGGACAACAGAAgccatcaaaaccaacaaaagagcaataatatgcaagttcTATGACAAGTCTTGGTTAGCCTAACTATATTATTATGAGCAATAAAAGCCTAATGTAACAAATGATATAGGCTACTCAAAGAGAAATCACATATGCagacttttttcataatttgtcTAAAGattcaataaactgttccatttgaaaaattaatatttttatgactatTACTTAATATTTCAAGCTTGACCTAAATGTCTTGATTatagctgtcctgtctcttctCTTGCTCAACTTCCAGTTTCTTTTGAAGCAGCAGATATCCTGTTCTCTGGAAACGTAATTTTTTCCTTTAAGTATTTTGTTTGCATGTATAAGGGAGGTTTTGTCTACATCGGATTCATGGTCATTCTTTTGGCCTATCAAGGGGGAATCATATGCTAAATTTGAATCACTTTGTGGTGACAGAAAGGAGTGAAtagaaattaaaatgtcattgcaGCCATTTCCCAGTTATGCTATGATTTAGCATGATTTATGATGAATAGCGAAGGGCTGCATGAGCAGATGTCTGTAAatgtttcacaaataattaatcATCTGAATGAAATTCCATTCATCTTAAACTTCACACTTTTTTGTATATGCTTGAGCAATGacttaaaaacatgaaaacataaaaacgtgtctgttatttttgtttgcctttgttttatattttcagtttttatttaatttttttgtaattttgtcatgttttttgtcatttttatttgcagacagtcagtattttttatgtctatttaatttttaatttttatccaTGGTAATTTTATTGTTTCAACTTACATAATTTATTTCCTTAGGCAACatttataattctttttagtttaagtttttcatctaatatttatttcatttgaattcagcttcatttaaattaacaaattttaGACTAAAAAACAGATTCAACAGATTTTTCATCTTGTGCTGTAGAAGTAGAAGCTTAAAAAGAACATTATCAGATATGATGTCTGAACTGACCTAATTATAAATCGCCCAGACATGTTTATGGACATTAGTTTGACTTACTGTTATGCTAGTACAAATGTTGTGGAGGCTTTTGCCAAGGACATTAAGTAGAACATTCTCTGCAGCTGAGTAATGGCCTGGAGCCAATCCAGGAGTTTGTTAGGTCCATGGGGCTTCCACCATCCAATGGGCTTCTTTTTTTCAATGAAGCCATGATGGGGTGCTGGGAACACCTTTGGTTCAGTGTGAGCCATTTGTTAGgtgacatt from Carassius gibelio isolate Cgi1373 ecotype wild population from Czech Republic chromosome B2, carGib1.2-hapl.c, whole genome shotgun sequence encodes:
- the LOC127950663 gene encoding ski-like protein, giving the protein MASPQTSLKTAFKDLTSFKGNMKRLYRERLEDAPIKKRVMAEMHLKRHSLESVPKPPKVKKEREEHGSSEMDIEEREFHIVGASKALDLSAGLKHTLAQFTLSSQSSLGGPAAFSAKSAQDCASPAGMAPLPSPPVLGGGPLLVPCDSSTELTHSLLEGESISCFVVGGEKRLCLPQVLNSVLRDFSLQQINAVCDELYVYCSRCDAEQLHILKVLGILPFNAPSCGLITLTDAQRLCNALLRPGAILSADPNSKLPGQGLLK